A region of the Candidatus Cloacimonas sp. genome:
AGCATAGAGACCTGGAAATTGCGGTTTGCAGGATCAAGTTCCTGTAAAAAAGCAGGAGTGGTATTATAACCAATCATCAAAGAACATTCTCCTCTTTTTAGCGCTTCCAGCATTTCGTTGGGAGTGGAATAGGTTTTGTAGATGTTTTTGCGTAAACTCTTCCACAGGTGTTCATAGCCCGCATTGCCAAAAAGAGCTATACTCCAAAACAGGGTGGAAAGTCCTAAACTGGAAATTTGGGGATCACAGACGGCTATTTGAGACAGGTATTTGGCATCTTGCAATTCGCCAAAGGATTGAGGTGGCTTTTGGATGATAGAAGAATTATAAACAAGACCGAGATTGCAATAAGCATAAGGAATTAGGCGTAAAGTGGGGTCAAAAATAGTTTCTTTTGTTAACAGGTCGGCATCTATTGTTTCTGCAGGGACAAAGTGAATTGCCAGAGTTTCGGATTGGGCAAAACTGTTGTCAATTCCAATTGCCAGATCAAATTTGCCGTAATTGGCTCTATTTTTAATAGCTTTGCTCAATTCTGCGGCGTTGGGGAATAGAACTATGTCCAATTGGCAGTCATTTCTCGTTTGGAAATCAGGGACTACGGAATGCTCCAATCCTGAAGTGCGAAATTCATTGGTGGCGAAAACGACTAACTTGTTTTTATAAACTTTTCCGTTTTGCTTGCCAACTTCTTTGCCGCAGGAAAATAATAATACTGCAAAAAGCAAAACAAGGTATCTGAACAGCTTCATTTAATATGCTCCAAAAAGAAGCCAGGCAACTATGAAATCCATCACTAAAATGGCTACCGAGGAATAGACCACAGTTAATGTTGTGGCTTTGCCAACTCCTTCGGCTCCTCCAATACAGCGGTCTCCATGATAACAGCCGAAACTGGTAATAATAAAACCGAAAACCAGGGATTTAACTAACCCGCCCCAAAGATCGGAAGGGATAAAGTAACTGCGCATATTATTAAAGAATGTATAATAATGAATTCCATAGCGAAGCCAGGAAAAATACCAGGCACAAATTATGCCCACAGCATTGGCAAAAACAGTTACTAAAGGAAAAGCAAAAATACCTGCAAGCATTCTGGGCATATAAAGAAATTCATAAGGATCAATATTCATACTTTCCAGGGCATCAATCTGTTCGCTAACACGCATCGTTCCTATTTCCGCAGTGATGGATGCACCAACTTTTCCGGTTAAAACTAAAGCAGTTAAAACCGGTGCCAATTCTATCATTGTAGATTTGCCAATCAGCACACTGAGCAGATTTACAGGGACATAACCCTTGGATTGATAAACTGCCTGTAATGCTGTTACAAGACCCGTAAAAGCAGCAGTTAAAAAAATCAGAAATAGGGAATCAAACCCAATCCGCTTAAATTGGATTAGAAATTCCTGATAGCGTTTTAACAGAGAGGGTATTTTGGCTAAACACTTTCCTACGAAGATGGTGTATTCCCCAATACCGGAAAAAAGATTACTGCTCATATTGCGTTTCAAGGGAGAAGAGAGTTTTGCAGAGGAAAGGGTTCCTTAGTTATTTGTGCAGAAAGAGCTCTTTTAGGTTTCGCTGTTTTTATTGCGGAGGAACGATGTCCTTCGTCAACACCGTTACTGCTCATATTTTGTTTCAAGGGGACGGAAAAGAGTGAATTCCTTTTCAAATCCCAATTCCAGATTGCCTGTAGCTCCGTGTCTGTTTTTAC
Encoded here:
- a CDS encoding thiamine ABC transporter substrate-binding protein, which codes for MKLFRYLVLLFAVLLFSCGKEVGKQNGKVYKNKLVVFATNEFRTSGLEHSVVPDFQTRNDCQLDIVLFPNAAELSKAIKNRANYGKFDLAIGIDNSFAQSETLAIHFVPAETIDADLLTKETIFDPTLRLIPYAYCNLGLVYNSSIIQKPPQSFGELQDAKYLSQIAVCDPQISSLGLSTLFWSIALFGNAGYEHLWKSLRKNIYKTYSTPNEMLEALKRGECSLMIGYNTTPAFLQELDPANRNFQVSMLKEGSYQYVEAIGIHRGTKKSALCNKFVKHFLAPETQKMVIYKSGMFPANRKTLLPMHFSALPLTIYSVNDRLTETTIQENINNWLDFWRRLFGYQIAKKGEGTEFSDTRAKKCFI